A DNA window from Borrelia sp. HM contains the following coding sequences:
- the dnaG gene encoding DNA primase translates to MEYSNFIDLIKKRVDIVELIGERVSLVRAGVSYKGLCPFHAEKTPSFSITPSQGLFYCFGCKKGGNVINFLMDIEKIDYNSAVKALCSRIGIVYDDIKKTIKIKGEDPNKSIISTIYDLNSKLINTFLFFFNNNQGVLNYILNVRGISREVINLFSIGYLQRDVSNKFNFYDFLSSRGYSDEILSKSGLFSRKKQKFSILSGRLIFPIRDFKGNVVGFGGRNICENHGPKYINLSETEVFKKRELLYGFYEGFSVIKESRSVILTEGYIDVLAFFTAGVKIAVSTLGTAFSREHLALIRRYTDRIIICFDDDAAGLLATFKAYQLCLPFDVDVSVIGMDYGFDPADVLKKKGVPALKNMIDHTCEAFEYLLEKYSSKYDLSKTSDLNSMIGLFINLISLSSTNTQRELLLSKLESRVGVKLETLREDYYNIREKSAIEVYKRNAYSHEINTYERYLVVALLKDFNYFTIIRRNIIDSDLYDVDVKKIFVCFEILFENSENVSLTCLKDLLKNKYGFCNEVFLENMLRVEFDVDYEMVKQILFAIKKRKVEKRISFFKEMNKDDFLIDAKTQIRELMFLNMQRECLRIYLNE, encoded by the coding sequence ATGGAATATTCTAATTTTATAGATTTGATTAAAAAAAGAGTTGACATTGTAGAATTAATAGGCGAGCGTGTTAGCTTGGTTAGGGCCGGTGTATCTTATAAGGGGCTTTGTCCTTTTCATGCTGAAAAAACACCTTCTTTTTCTATAACTCCTTCTCAAGGACTTTTTTATTGTTTTGGATGTAAAAAAGGAGGGAATGTCATAAATTTTTTAATGGATATTGAAAAGATTGATTATAATTCTGCTGTTAAAGCTTTGTGTAGTAGGATAGGGATTGTATATGATGATATTAAGAAAACTATAAAAATTAAGGGTGAAGATCCTAATAAGTCAATAATTTCAACAATATATGATTTAAACTCTAAATTGATTAATACCTTTTTATTTTTTTTTAATAATAATCAGGGAGTTTTAAATTATATTCTCAATGTAAGAGGGATATCAAGAGAGGTTATCAATTTATTTAGCATTGGTTATTTACAAAGAGACGTTTCAAATAAGTTTAATTTTTATGATTTTTTGAGCTCAAGAGGATATTCTGATGAAATATTAAGTAAGAGTGGTTTATTTTCAAGAAAAAAACAAAAATTTTCGATTTTATCTGGAAGATTAATTTTTCCAATCAGAGATTTTAAAGGAAACGTAGTAGGATTTGGAGGTAGGAATATATGTGAAAATCATGGGCCTAAATATATTAATTTAAGTGAAACAGAGGTTTTTAAAAAGAGAGAATTGCTTTATGGATTTTATGAAGGTTTTTCTGTAATTAAGGAAAGTAGATCTGTAATATTGACAGAAGGTTATATAGATGTTCTTGCTTTTTTTACAGCTGGTGTGAAAATTGCTGTTTCTACACTTGGTACAGCTTTTTCAAGGGAGCATCTTGCTTTAATTAGAAGATATACAGATAGGATAATAATATGTTTTGACGATGATGCTGCTGGACTTTTAGCTACTTTTAAAGCCTATCAGCTTTGTTTACCCTTTGATGTTGATGTAAGTGTAATTGGAATGGATTATGGATTTGATCCTGCAGATGTTTTAAAGAAAAAAGGTGTACCTGCTTTAAAAAATATGATTGATCATACTTGTGAGGCTTTTGAATATCTTTTAGAAAAATATTCCAGTAAATATGATTTAAGTAAAACATCAGATTTAAATAGTATGATTGGTTTGTTTATCAATTTGATAAGTTTATCAAGTACTAATACGCAAAGGGAGCTTCTTTTATCAAAGCTTGAGAGTAGAGTAGGTGTTAAATTAGAAACTTTAAGAGAAGATTACTATAATATTAGAGAAAAGAGTGCGATTGAAGTTTATAAAAGAAATGCATATTCCCATGAGATAAACACCTATGAGAGATATTTAGTAGTGGCCTTATTGAAAGACTTTAATTATTTTACTATAATAAGGCGTAATATTATTGACAGCGACTTATATGATGTTGATGTAAAAAAAATTTTTGTGTGTTTTGAAATCCTATTTGAGAATAGTGAGAATGTTTCATTAACTTGTTTAAAAGATTTATTAAAAAATAAGTATGGTTTTTGTAATGAAGTTTTTTTAGAAAATATGCTAAGAGTAGAGTTTGATGTGGATTATGAGATGGTTAAGCAAATTTTATTTGCAATTAAAAAAAGAAAGGTAGAGAAACGAATTTCTTTTTTTAAGGAAATGAATAAGGATGATTTTTTAATAGATGCTAAGACACAAATTAGAGAATTAATGTTTTTAAATATGCAGAGAGAGTGCTTGAGGATATATTTGAATGAATAG